GGTGGCATTGGCCTGGTGTTGGTTGAGCCTCGCGTGGGCGCTCGATCCTAGCGTAGCGGTTCGGCGTTTGGTGTTGACGACAATCGTTATATGGTCCGTATTCGCGGTCGTTCGACAGTTGGGAATCGAGCGAACGCTGCTTTTTGTGAGGATCGCGTTGATCGCGATTCTGATCGTAAACTACATTGTTGTTTTAGCCATTCCGACGCTTGGCCTGCATAATCTTGGATCGGAAGATCCGCTTCTCGTCGGGAAATGGCGCGGCTTGATGGGAGATAAGAATCAGGCCGGATTGATTTGCGCATTGACGATAATATTCTTTACCTTCGACCGCAGAAAATTGCCAAACGCGTTGTCGGCGGTCGTTATCCTATTGTCGGTTATCTTTCTTTGGTTCAGTGCATCAAAAACCTCGCTGGGCCTTGTTTTCATAGCGATTGCTGCGAGCTTTGGATTTACCCGGCTGAGGGCTTGGCTGAACAGCCGCCGTGCGATCTTGCCGGGAATCCGCAACCCGATCCTTGTCGCTGTGGCTTTGGCCTTGGTGCCATTGATCCATTTCGGCGTGCAGAGCGAGCTATTTCTAAACTATATTGCGGATTCTTCTGGGTTAACCGGGCGTACTGAGATTTGGACGGCGATGATGCGCTATTATCTCACAAATCCGGTGTTTTCGGCTGGATACGGTTCGTTTTGGAATATCGGTAACGCCAGCCCAATTTTTAGGTATGGCGAGGGGTGGGTGCAAACTGTCTCGGAAGGCCATAACGGTTACCTTGATCTATTGATTACAGTCGGATTGCCTGGGTTGATTTTGGTCTTGGTTGCAACGTTGATTATACCGGCGTACCAATTGATTGCTACGCGCCGTCTAACTGACGCGACCTGGGCGCTGGTTGTAAGTGTTCTATTTTTCTGTTTCAGTCACAACTTCACTGAGTCTAGTCTGTTCGACCGCGATACGATCGGAGAGGTGTTCCTTCTGCTGGCTCTGGCGATGCTGTGGACGGGAGAAGTGGACGCGCGCAACGGCAATCCGGGCGATGAGGAGGGCAGAAGGCGGTCAACCTCGCTGGAAAATCCTGCCCTAGCGATGAACCGCCGTGCTCGCGTCCGTGCGGGTATGGGGTCGAGCAATGGAAAAAGCTCGAGGTCGGGTCGGCGGGGCGTCTGACGAAGCCGATTGTCGATGTGGAGGTGTGCTCGATTGACGCAGGTGCCCCGAGGCGCCGTGCGGGGTTTGTCTGAGTTTCTGCTGCGAAAATCGCCAATATGGTCATTGCCGCGCCACTTAGAAATCGGGTTTGCGGGCAGGGCTTTGCACGGCATGTTGCGCTGCGGTATGGCGACCGTCGGCGTCTTTGATGCGCGCTAAAATCCGCAGTGAGGGCCTGTCATCTATTGATCGGAGCGGCGACAGAGCGGCGACGTAGTAAAGTGTTATATGAAGGTTGCAGATTGTAATAAAAAATGGGCGGGCGCTGCAGTCGGGCTCCGCCGAAAATACCGCTATCGATGTGATTGCGCGCCAAGTGCGTTGCAGTGCGGCGTGATTTCGGGCAAAGCTGGATTCATCTCGTTATGTATTTCGCGTATTGATTGAGCCAAAATGGTTAGGGAGTGAGCGGTGACATCACGCAAGAAGGCGCTGATTACAGGCGTTACGGGGCAGGACGGCTCTTACCTGGCCGAATTCCTGATTGAGAAGGGTTATGAGGTCCACGGCATCAAACGCCGGGCCTCGCTGTTCAACACGCAGCGCATTGATCACATCTACCAGGATCCGCATGCGTCGCAGCCGAATCTCAAGCTGCACTACGGCGACTTGTCGGATACCTCGAACCTCACGCGCATCTTGCGCGAAGTCGAACCTGACGAGGTTTATAATCTCGGTGCGCAGAGCCATGTTGCGGTTAGCTTCGAGGCGCCTGAATACACCGCGGATGTCGATGGCATCGGCACGCTGCGCCTGCTCGAGGCGATCCGTTTCCTGGGTTTCGAAAAGAAGACGCGCTTCTACCAGGCCTCGACCTCAGAACTGTACGGACTGGTTCAAGAGATCCCCCAGAAGGAAACCACGCCCTTCTATCCGCGCTCGCCTTATGCCGTCGCCAAGCTCTACGCGTACTGGATTACCGTCAACTATCGTGAAGCTTACGGCATGTACGCTTGCAACGGCGTGCTGTTCAACCATGAGAGTCCGCGTCGCGGTGAGACATTTGTAACCCGCAAGATCACCCGCGGCCTCGCCAACATCGCGCAAGGCCTCGAAGGCTGTCTGTTCATGGGCAACATCGACTCGTTGCGCGATTGGGGGCACGCCAAGGACTACGTTCGCATGCAGTGGATGATGCTTCAGCAGGAAAAGGCGGAAGATTTCGTCATCGCTACCGGCGTGCAATATTCGGTACGCGAGTTCATCACGTGGTCGGCCGCGCATCTCGGCATCACGCTGCGCTTCGAGGGCGAGGGTGTCGATGAGGTCGGCATCGTTGACAAGGTCGAGGGCGATGATGCGCCTGCGGTCAAGGCGGGCGACATCCTCGTCCGGATCGACCCGCGCTATTTCCGTCCGGCCGAAGTGGAGACGCTGCTCGGTGATCCGACCCGGGCCAAGGAGCGGCTTGGCTGGGTTCCCGAGATCAGTGTACAAACCATGTGCGAGGAAATGGTCGCCGCGGACCTCCACACCGCCAAGCGTCACGCGCTGCTCAAGGCGCATGGCTACGAACTTCCGGTCTCGATCGAAGGCTGATGGGAGAGCATTCCATGCGCATCTACGTGGCGGGTCATCGCGGCATGGTCGGCGGGGCGATCGCGCGCAAATTGCGGGAGCGCGGGGTGGAGGTCATCACGCGCACCCATGCCGAACTTGATCTGACCGATCAGGCTGCGGTGCGCGCTTTCTTCGCGAGCGAGAAACCAGATGGCGTGGTGCTGGCAGCTGCTAAGGTAGGGGGCATCTATGCCAACAACACCTATCCGGCTGACTTCATTTATGAAAACCTGATGATCGAAGCCAATGTCGTTCATCAGGCTTACGCCGCGGGCGTTCAGCGACTGCTGTTCCTCGGCTCTTCGTGCATCTACCCGCGCGCAGTTGAACAGCCTATGCGCGAGGATGCTTTGCTTACGGGGGTTCTGGAATCGACCAACGAGCCATATGCGGTCGCCAAGATCGCCGGGATCAAGCTGTGCGAGAGCTACAATCGCCAGTACGGCACAGATTATCGCAGCGTGATGCCGACCAATCTATACGGGCCGGGTGATAATTTTCATCCGGAAAACAGCCATGTGATGCCGGCGCTGATCCGTCGCTTTCACGAGGCTGTCGAAAGCGGCGCAGACGAGGTGGTGATCTGGGGCACGGGCAAGCCGTGGCGCGAATTCCTCCACGTCGACGACATGGCAGAGGCCTCATTGTTCGTGTTCGATCTCGACAAGGAAACCTATGAGGCAAACACCGAGCCGATGTTGAGTCATATCAACGTAGGTTTTGGCGAAGACGTCACGATCGCGGAACTGGCGCACATGATCGCGGAGGTCACCGGCTTTAAGGGTCGCATCGCCTTCGATAGCGAAAAGCCGGACGGCACCATGCGCAAGTTGATGGATTCGAGTCGCCTGAAGGCGATGGGGTGGAAACCCCGCGTCGCGCTTGCCGAGGGTGTTCGAGAAACATATCGATGGTTTCTCGATCATTACGAGGCGGCTCGGACCACAGCATGAACGTCTTAATTCTCGGGTTGAATTACGCGCCCGAGCCAGTCGGCATCGGACCCTATACGGCTGGTACTGCCGAGTTCCTGGCGGCAGCGGGGCACAAGGTGACCGTCGTCTGCGGCAAGCCCTATTATCCCGATTGGAAGGTGCAGGAGTCGTACCGGAAACCGGGGGTGCTATATTCGGTGGAAAACGGGGTGCAGGTCCGCCGCGTGCCGATCTACGTGCCGTCGAAGCCTAGCGGTGGGCGCCGCCTGGTCCACCATGCCTCATTCGCGCTCCGCGCCTTTCCAGAAATGGTGCGCGCAGCGCGGGCGGAAAAGCCTGATGTGGTCATGTGCATCGCGCCGTCTCTTATCTCGATGGTTGCAGCGCGGGCGATCGCTCGGATGTTCGGTGCCAAAGTCTGGGTTCACGTTCAGGATTTTGAGGTAGAGGCTGCGTTTGCCACTGGCCTCCTCAAGGATCGGGGAATTGTCGCCACCGCCGCGCGGGGCTTTGAGCAGTGGTGCCTGAAAGGAGGGATGGTCAGCACGATCTCTCCTCAGATGTGCGCGAAGTTGCGGGAGCTGGGCGTGCCGGACGCGCGCATATATCAATTCCGTAACTGGGCTAACATCGACAATATCAAGCCTCTTGAAAGACCATCGGTCTACCGCGAGCGTTGGAACATTACGACTCCACACGTAGCGTTGTATTCGGGCAACCTCGGTAACAAGCAGGGGATCGAGATCATTCCTGAAGTGGCTCGGCTGTTGTCGGATCGGCGTGATGTCACTTTCGTGATATGTGGCAATGGCGCCTCGCGAGATCGACTAATAGCTGCGGCGGAAGGGCTATCGAACGTCCAGTTCCAGGATCTTCAGCCGGCTGAGATGATGTCTGATCTGCTTGGCCTCGCAACCGTGCATTTGTTGCCGCAGATCGCTGGAGCGGCTGATCTCGTCTTGCCGTCAAAGCTAGCTAATATGCTTGCCTCTGGCAGAGCGGTGCTGGCCACTGCCAGCCCAGGCACTGGACTCGCTCGAGAAGTGGAGGGGTGCGGTCAAGTCGTTGCTCCTGAAGATGCGGTCGCCATGGCCCGGGTGTTAGAATCTTTGCTCGACGACGAAGGTGCCCGGCATGCTTACGGGTTGGCGGGCCGTGCCCGCGCCGAGGATCGCTGGCGGCGGCAAAGTATCTTAGGTGATTTCGAAGTAGCCATGGGGTTATATAGGTAAATCAACTTCGTGCTCGGAGTCTCGGTCCTTGGTGCGCTAAGGAGCTGTACCAAATGCCAGCCTCACCTTGCGGAGATATAACCTGGCGCGTTGAAGGATTAAGGGCCCCTATTTATTGTAGTTGCGATACCATTCCACGAAGCGTGGCACACCGACTTGAAGTGAAGTGGTAGGCGCGAAGCCCAAATCTGACGAGATTGCATTAATGTCAGCGTACGTCGCGGGAACGTCACCGGGTTGCATATCGCGATAGTCGCGAATTGCCTCACGATCGCATGCCTGCTCGATCAAGTTGATTAGCGTGCCCAATTGCTCGGGTTTGTTATTGCCAATGTTATAGATCCGGTGTGGGGCAATGCTGCCTCCAGGCTTGATCGCCCCGTCGTCGGCGGGCGGGTTGTCAAGGCAGGCGATGACGCCAGCTGTAATATCGTCTATATAGGTAAAGTCGCGCTGCATCTGACCGTGATTAAACACAGGGATTGGTTTGCCGGCAAGAATTGCCTTGGTGAAGATCCACATTGCCATGTCGGGCCTGCCCCACGGGCCGTACACTGTGAAGAAGCGCAGGCCTGTCTGTGGGATTCGGTAGAGATGGGAATAGGTCTCGCTCATAAGTTCGTCAGATTTTTTCGTCGCGGCGTAAAGTGACACCGGATGATCGACCCGGTCTTCCACGCCGAAAGGCAGCTTCTTGTTTGCGCCATATACCGACGAGGATGAGGCATACACCAAATGCGCGACCTTCCGTGTGCGAGCAAACTCCAGTAAGTTCACGTGCCCCACTAGGTTCGAGCGTACATAAGCGCGCGGATTTTCAATCGAATAGCGCACGCCAGCCTGCGCGCCGAGATGAACGATCCGTTGGATTTTTACATCAACCAGCGCATCATCCAGCTTTGCTTCGTCGGCAAAGTCGAGTTTGTGGAAGACGAAAGTGTTACCGTATCGGGTCGATAATTGGCTCAATCGCGCGTGTTTGAGGGCCGGATCGTAATATGAGTTGAGATCATCGACTCCGATTACGGTCTCGCCACGCGAGAGCAACGCTTCGGCGACGTGAAAGCCGATGAAGCCAGCTGCGCCGGTCACTAGGATCGCCATGTCTTACCCTCCAGATCGATACGGCAATCCATGTCGCCTGGCACGCGAGGGTGCAAGGACTTTCATGCTGCACCTGCACAGCGTAGGTGGTAACCGCGGCGCAGTGTGAGGCGGTGGGGTGAGTGAAAAACATTTCACGATACAGGTGGGCGACTACGACGTAAGATAATAGATGAACAGCGGGATAGCACGATGAGAACGCCCCTTTTTTCATTTTTCTCGGCGGCGCTGGTTCCGCTTACGGCCGCGACGTGCGCGAACGCACCGCAGAACAAGCAAGCGCTCGAGAATTTGCCTGTAAAGATCATTCTAGTTGGAGATTCCACGACAGCTCAAGCCACGGGTTGGGGCGGCGCATTCTGCGATCTGCACGTATCGCCGATGGTCGCCTGCTTGCCGTTGGGGCGCGGTGGTCGCAGTTCCAAGACGTATCGCGAGGAAGGTTCTTGGCAACTTGCTCTCAACGAGATGCGGACCCCGGGATATGCGGCAACTTATGTGCTGATCGAACTGGGGCACAACGATAAAAATTCTGACCCAACAATCGGAACGGATATCAAGACCGTGTTCCCAGAAAATATTGCCCGTTTTATCGCAGAGGGACGGGCCGCGGGGGCTATTCCAGTGATAATCACTCCGCTTGCCTCGCGGCACTTCCGGGCAGGGAAGCTGGACGATACGATCGCGCCTTGGGCGGCGCAGGTCCGCGCTGTCGCTAGCAAGGCTGGTGTGCCGGTGGTTGACTTGAACCGCAGCAGCGAGGCATTCTACCAGAAGCTGGGAGCGGTCGGCGCGCTGAGCCTTGAGGTGCATTCGCCCAGTGCCGCCGAACAGCTCGCTGCGGCAAGCGGAAGCACGCTGGACGGAAGAATCAGCGATAGTGTTCCGGCCAGCGAGTCAGTGCGGGCCAACGATCCGCGGCGGTCTTACCAGGCGGACTACATTCACCTCAATCCTCGCGGCGCCGGCGCGATATCCGGTCTTGTGGCGGATGGCCTTGTCCAAGCGGTTCCCGAATTGCGCGGACGGATACGCTAATCATGTCCAGCAGCCCCAGGT
This genomic stretch from Sphingomonas panacis harbors:
- a CDS encoding O-antigen ligase family protein; the encoded protein is MALLLTLTVLGPAMTTLGDSESGAGNAVRQLGYAVVFGLALIAMRPLKHPERLAVVPWFFWVALAWCWLSLAWALDPSVAVRRLVLTTIVIWSVFAVVRQLGIERTLLFVRIALIAILIVNYIVVLAIPTLGLHNLGSEDPLLVGKWRGLMGDKNQAGLICALTIIFFTFDRRKLPNALSAVVILLSVIFLWFSASKTSLGLVFIAIAASFGFTRLRAWLNSRRAILPGIRNPILVAVALALVPLIHFGVQSELFLNYIADSSGLTGRTEIWTAMMRYYLTNPVFSAGYGSFWNIGNASPIFRYGEGWVQTVSEGHNGYLDLLITVGLPGLILVLVATLIIPAYQLIATRRLTDATWALVVSVLFFCFSHNFTESSLFDRDTIGEVFLLLALAMLWTGEVDARNGNPGDEEGRRRSTSLENPALAMNRRARVRAGMGSSNGKSSRSGRRGV
- the gmd gene encoding GDP-mannose 4,6-dehydratase yields the protein MTSRKKALITGVTGQDGSYLAEFLIEKGYEVHGIKRRASLFNTQRIDHIYQDPHASQPNLKLHYGDLSDTSNLTRILREVEPDEVYNLGAQSHVAVSFEAPEYTADVDGIGTLRLLEAIRFLGFEKKTRFYQASTSELYGLVQEIPQKETTPFYPRSPYAVAKLYAYWITVNYREAYGMYACNGVLFNHESPRRGETFVTRKITRGLANIAQGLEGCLFMGNIDSLRDWGHAKDYVRMQWMMLQQEKAEDFVIATGVQYSVREFITWSAAHLGITLRFEGEGVDEVGIVDKVEGDDAPAVKAGDILVRIDPRYFRPAEVETLLGDPTRAKERLGWVPEISVQTMCEEMVAADLHTAKRHALLKAHGYELPVSIEG
- the fcl gene encoding GDP-L-fucose synthase, translated to MRIYVAGHRGMVGGAIARKLRERGVEVITRTHAELDLTDQAAVRAFFASEKPDGVVLAAAKVGGIYANNTYPADFIYENLMIEANVVHQAYAAGVQRLLFLGSSCIYPRAVEQPMREDALLTGVLESTNEPYAVAKIAGIKLCESYNRQYGTDYRSVMPTNLYGPGDNFHPENSHVMPALIRRFHEAVESGADEVVIWGTGKPWREFLHVDDMAEASLFVFDLDKETYEANTEPMLSHINVGFGEDVTIAELAHMIAEVTGFKGRIAFDSEKPDGTMRKLMDSSRLKAMGWKPRVALAEGVRETYRWFLDHYEAARTTA
- a CDS encoding WcaI family glycosyltransferase translates to MNVLILGLNYAPEPVGIGPYTAGTAEFLAAAGHKVTVVCGKPYYPDWKVQESYRKPGVLYSVENGVQVRRVPIYVPSKPSGGRRLVHHASFALRAFPEMVRAARAEKPDVVMCIAPSLISMVAARAIARMFGAKVWVHVQDFEVEAAFATGLLKDRGIVATAARGFEQWCLKGGMVSTISPQMCAKLRELGVPDARIYQFRNWANIDNIKPLERPSVYRERWNITTPHVALYSGNLGNKQGIEIIPEVARLLSDRRDVTFVICGNGASRDRLIAAAEGLSNVQFQDLQPAEMMSDLLGLATVHLLPQIAGAADLVLPSKLANMLASGRAVLATASPGTGLAREVEGCGQVVAPEDAVAMARVLESLLDDEGARHAYGLAGRARAEDRWRRQSILGDFEVAMGLYR
- a CDS encoding NAD-dependent epimerase/dehydratase family protein, with amino-acid sequence MAILVTGAAGFIGFHVAEALLSRGETVIGVDDLNSYYDPALKHARLSQLSTRYGNTFVFHKLDFADEAKLDDALVDVKIQRIVHLGAQAGVRYSIENPRAYVRSNLVGHVNLLEFARTRKVAHLVYASSSSVYGANKKLPFGVEDRVDHPVSLYAATKKSDELMSETYSHLYRIPQTGLRFFTVYGPWGRPDMAMWIFTKAILAGKPIPVFNHGQMQRDFTYIDDITAGVIACLDNPPADDGAIKPGGSIAPHRIYNIGNNKPEQLGTLINLIEQACDREAIRDYRDMQPGDVPATYADINAISSDLGFAPTTSLQVGVPRFVEWYRNYNK
- a CDS encoding GDSL-type esterase/lipase family protein; this encodes MRTPLFSFFSAALVPLTAATCANAPQNKQALENLPVKIILVGDSTTAQATGWGGAFCDLHVSPMVACLPLGRGGRSSKTYREEGSWQLALNEMRTPGYAATYVLIELGHNDKNSDPTIGTDIKTVFPENIARFIAEGRAAGAIPVIITPLASRHFRAGKLDDTIAPWAAQVRAVASKAGVPVVDLNRSSEAFYQKLGAVGALSLEVHSPSAAEQLAAASGSTLDGRISDSVPASESVRANDPRRSYQADYIHLNPRGAGAISGLVADGLVQAVPELRGRIR